The genomic segment GGGGTGGGGTGTTTGTCATGCTTTTGTCCCACTCACTGCCAGCCCCCAAATCTTGTACCGCACACTCTCGGTACCAGGCCCATACAGACAGGGGGACAGGATCCGAGTTGCTCACGGGGGTCACACGTGGCGGTGCCATTCTGGACCGAATGTCACGCGAGGGGGGGAACAAAAAAAGTGGTGGGTCCGACCGTCCGGATCCCCGCCCCCAGTGGCCCCCAAGCAAGTCACCTGAAAGGGGTTGTCGAGCTCGCCGCTGCCCTCGGCGAAGGGGTTCCCGTCCCCGCCGTCTCGGTGCTGAGCCATGGCTGCAGCTGCAGCAGCGGCCCGGGCCGCCCCTTCACCTCCTGCCCTCCTGCCCGCCGCGGCGGCAGTGGCTCCCCCGAGGTCCCACGGCTTCCTGCAGGCCGCTCCGCTCCTCGGTTGCACCGATTGGCCGCGCCGGCCGGAAACCTCCCCAGGATCCCCGCAGCGGTCGCGGGCTGCGCCTGCGCCGTGGCCCGCAGCGCAGACGAGGCGCCTCACGTGACGACCCCGGCCAATCCGCGCGGCTCGGGCCCACGTGACCCGCCCCGCCAAAGGACTACATCTCCCAACAGGCCCCGCGCCCCAGCGCCTGCCCATCCGGTCCTCCCGAGAGGTACGACgggagtttcaggcccaggtgggAAGAGCGTCCCCCACTGGAGTCAAGCGTTTTGAAAACCCGGGGAGGGAACAGTTCAGGGCTGGGAGCCAAACTTCCTCATTCCAGATGGGAGCAAGCTTTACCTCTCTGAGCACTCCCCTCCAAGCTGACCTAGCAAGAAGCAGGACCCCACCCACAACTAACTCATTCTCAGAGGCCAAGAAAAGACAAGACAGGCCCTGGGGAAGAGTAGAGCTTCGGGGTCTTTGGCAAAGAGGCCAAAATGGGATTTCGTGCTTGCTTTCATCCACAAATGCCTCACTTTTCCACCCCCTCACCCCAAACCTTAAATTCCAGGGCTGAGGGTCGGATGAAGCACGTCATTTTATTTCACAAAGACTGTACAAAATTCCTTATAAAACATGAGATGCCGCTGAATTAATTCCACCTGCCCCAAGTGACTCAAGTGAGGGGCAGGCGAGGGTGGAATGAGTGTGGGGGTTGAAGAGCATTCTGTACAGGGGAGGGGTGGAAGCGGAGGTACCAGTTTCTTCATATTTACACTACTGTACATATTCACAGCTAGACATgagccaggaggaaggagagggctCTGGCTCTGTTCTCGTGTATAAAAAAGCACCAGTGTCCTGGACTGGGTCCCCACTACTGTAAGAGATGCAGGGAGGCCCAGGGCCCGATCGTCACCGACTGATATCTCGACTGGAGTCCCATAACTTCGTGTTGGGCGGATCAGCCCGAAGGCGGGCGAAGAAAGGATGCTGAAGGGCTTCGGCCAAGGTTAGCCGCTTAGCAGGTTCATACTCGAGCATGCTTTCGATCAGATCGAAGAGCTCGTGGTGTTCTTCCGCCTCTGAGGTCAGATACCGCTGGTGGTGGAGGGCAGGAGAAAGGTGAGGCACAGAGCCTGGCAAACCCTGCCTTCTTCAGGCCCTAGCTTCCCATCTCAAAGCAGCAAAGCTCTGCTTACAGCCATGAGTCCTGCCCTACACAAGCACATCATGACCACAACACGTCTGATATTATAGCTCAACCTACCTTCCCACTAGCACAATTATTCCTTCATACTTTTTCAAAGTTCTTTCTACTTGTATATCCTGGTTAACTTCATGAATCTTCTTTAGTTCCTCATTACAATGTAAGCTCTTCAAAGGTAGTATATTCTTTTCTGTCTGACCTAAAGAATCCAGGACATGGCTTTGATGTCTGGTTGACTCACATCTAACTTCCTTCCCTCCACAAAACCACTCCCTCTTTATTTCTCCCTCATCTAGTGAGcaaagatgttttgttttgtttttcctccatGTTTTTTCCGAACTCGCTACCTATGATACGTGTTACGGGGCAAACCACCTTAAGAAGTGGAtctggggggccgggcagtggcgctggaggtaaggtgcctgccttgcctgcgctagcctaggacggacagcggttcgatcccccggcgtcccatatggtcccccaagaagccaggagcaacttctgagcgcatagccaggagtaatccctgagcgtcacagggtgtggcccaaaaaccaaaaaaaaaaaaaaaaaaaaaaaagaagtggatctGGGTGGCGGGCACTTTGAACCCCTGCCTGGCTCACCCGTAGTGGTTTGCAGTTTTCTCGAACGTAGCGCCCAGCTGATGTGTTTTCATCCCAATCCAGGCGACCccgataaaaatatttctgtttcctAGAGTGAAAGGGGAGGTTGACGGAATCAGGAGGTATCTCTTGTTCCAGGATTATTCCCTTACTCCCCATAGATTAGCTGGGGAAGACGTGCAAAGATGTGACACTGACCAATTTtgtggaaaagaaaaggaaaaggaaatgaataaGTCCCTCCCACGTTAGGTTCACCTTGTCTTTCGGATCATCCGGGAAGGGATAGGACCCAAGATTCTTTCCATCATGGCTAGATGCTCTCTGTTGTCATGGGTCTGGGGAACAAAGGCAGAACTAAGTGAGGGGGCAGGATGGTGAGGCTAAGGAACGAAGGACGAGGTGCCAGGAAGGAAAGCGCGGTATGAAGGTGGTCTACCAAGTGAGTCCTCAGCAGATGAGGAAATGAGGGAGCATGACAGGTGGTGTCATTGTGACACCCACCCCTACCTGGAAGAGGGTGAAGCCAACATAGTATTCGAAGATGATGCACCCTATGCTCCACACGTCACAAGGCTGGGACCAGCCCAACTCTGGGGGGGACGCAGTGGGAGGGAAAAGGCATTAGGTTCAGGGGCTCCTCTCACCTGACGGAGATGGGGTCCCCTCCAGACCTGATTGACCATGTCCGACCCCCTTACCAAGGATGACCTCTGGGGCCCGGTAATGGCGCGTGGAGACGATGGTGCTGTGGTGCTCATGGTCAAAGGTGGCGCTGCCAAAGTCCACCACACGCACTGCTGTACTCTTCACACTGCGCTCATCTCGCTTCTAGGAGGTAAGTGGGACAGAGTGAACCATGTCTCTGTTCCTACATCTACTACGGGTCTTATGGCCCCTGCCTGCTCCCACCAGGCCAGTGCaccatcatttttttatttttttggtttagggaccacacctggcagcgctcagggcttacttctgactctacacttaggaataactcctgtcaatgctcagccacgtgcaagagaaacaccctacccattgtactatcattctggcccctaccACATTCTTTTAAAGACTCCCCTATATCGGGCAGAAGACTTCAGGAATGGGGAAGGCACAGGATTCAGGAAAGCTTCTCAAAGCATGCATGGCTTCACATATTGGAAGATAACACAAGTGACAAGTGTATACTTTGTCTGCAAATGTGTAACAGTTGCAAAGAGATCAAGGCAAGGAGCTCTCTGGGCTGGgatctccccttccctcccagacagaagaaaaagaagccagTTCATACTAAGAACCTTCAaagcattttcattttcatacagaattttgagctatttctcaaaatgtattctctttccatttttattttttggtttgtgggccactcctggtggtgctcagaagacattatgggatgccaaagatcgaacccaagtcagtcatgtgcaaggcaagcaccttacccgctgtactatctctccagttttctCATCCAATTTTACTTTTACAAAAcaccctgggccagagagatagtacagcgggtaaggcacttgccttgcatgcactggacccaggttcgatttctggcaccctagagggtcctccaagccccaccaggagtgagcctgagcATTACTGtgagtgacccaaacaacaaaaccatCTCCCTCCTTTCAAACTGTTGTGGCACTCTAGCTTGACTCGGGTAGAGCCAGACCAGGAGAGAAAAAGCAAGAGTGAAAGGATCAAAAGGGTACGAGCAAGGTAAAGTGATCCGGCTGCTTGCTTCCACTGGCCAAAGGCTGGAGACCCCATTCATCTCACCTTCTCTAGGTTGTAGGTAAGCTCATAATCCGAATTCACAAAGAGAATGTTTTCAGGCTTGAGGTCCGTATGTGTCAGCTTGTTATCATGGAGGACTGCAGGGGAGAAGGCCAGGTCAGGCTTGGTGCAGGCGGCCAGGGCTGACTGGCACCAAGCCCAAAGTTGGGGAGGAGGCAGGTCCAGTGACTCGGCTGCTTTCTGCTCAACTTCCAAATGAAATGCCTGATCTAATTAGTTCCATGCTCACTTACATTAAAACTTATATGCAATCCTCAAGTGATGTATGAGATGTTTTACTGACTTATGCATGAATTTAAACTTTGTGAAAGATCATGATCTGAAGACTCAAGAGGAACCTGAGACTAGTCCTAATTCCCAATTATAGGCCCTTCGGTTGAACAACTTTGGTCTTCATCTCCTCTCAAGTAGCACCACTAGTATGAGGAATCCTTTTGTCTCTCTGAGCTAGCTGCCTGACTTATATTTCTccaaggaaagaaagtaaaaggagaAAGAGGTCAATGTTTCTCTTCCAGAACCAGTGAGCTGGACAACAGGACAGCTAAGAGCAATGGCGATGATGAAGGCATCAAACAAGGACTTAGGTCAGAAGAGACGACGTCAACAAGCCAGGAAATAAAAGTGTGGAGTGCCAGAGTTGCTTGTTTAGGGGCCTCGCTGGTGCACAATTGAGATAGATAAGATCCCATGGAGGGAGGGGAGCCCCCAGAGTCCACCTCGGCCCACCCCACTCACACTTGACGGCCTGGCACAGCTGGAAGGCCATGTGGCGCACTTGGTGGATGGGGTAAGGCAGGTAGTTGTTGTCTTTGAGGAAATCGAAGGTGCTAAGGCCCAGAAGttcaaaggagatacacatgtggCCATGGTAGTCAAACCAGTCAAACATCTGGACACAGAGGCTGGGAAAAAGAGACGAGGGGAGGGGACATTGGATGAGCTCCCATCTACCCACCCCCCCTCCGAGGGAGGGTTGCAGCCCTGAGACTCCACTGAGTCTTCAAGGAAAGGCATGCCGGCCAATATTACCATTCCATTCCACTCAAGCCTGGCCTTTATGCAGACCGAAGTAAAGAGCACAGGTGTGAGTAGGGACAATACTAACAGCTTCAAGCACTtcctttctctatctttttttttcctggtgttttgggccacacccggcagcactcaggagttactcctggctcttcgctcaatcactcctggcttgagggaccatgtgggatgccgggattcgaaccggggtcatcctgggttggctgtgtgcaaggcaaacgccctaccactgtgctacggCTCCAGCCCCCGCTTCCTTTCATTTTAACCAGTTAAAAAATGAACGATCTTGATGTTGAAGAACCACCAGGGGTGTTGGGCTCCAGGGTGGAGTCTAGATCAAACTGCCACTCTCAAACGTCTAAATTCAATCAGCACCTGTCACCGCTGAGTCCCTGCCCAGACACCTGACTCAGGCCTTTGCTAAATATTCAGTTCATGAGTGTGTGCTAACAGAGAATTGCAGTTATAAATGTGGCATCACCTGCATACTTTTAGGTGTGAAAAATACGGTATTTGGCTGAAGATGGCTTCCAGGGCTGGCATTCATACTGTACATGCTGGAGGTCCAAGTTTAGCCCCTGGCACCAGCCAGTCTTCTGGGCTTCATCCTGGGAAGAGCTCTGTGCACCTACAGATCTATTAGGTATGGTTCAACTCCCaacctctcttattttttttttttaatgagcacATCCCAAGTTggggtgtgtttcttttttttttttttttttttggtttttgggccacaccctgtgacgctcaggggttactcctggctatgcgctcagaagttgctcctggcttcttgggggaccatatggggtgccgggggatcgaaccgcggtccgtcctaggctagcgcaggcaaggcaggcaccttacctccagcgccaccgcccggcccaggggTGTGTTTCTTTACTTCATGGGGTTGTCCTCTATCTCTAGAGAAGTCGTGTTCTCTTCTCACagctttctttctattctctacCTTTTCATAAATCTGTTAGATTTTGAgctatacctagcaatgctcaagtcttactcctggaagacttggaagaccatatgggatgaaccaacctgggtcagctgcatacataTCGCTCTGACCCTTAAAATTTCTTAACTTTATAAACAAACCCCACACGAGCCCCCCAGATCTGGAATGAAAATGTTGGCTCttgtggagctggagcaatagcagagcaagtagggtatttaccttgtacaAGGCCAGCCCAGCt from the Suncus etruscus isolate mSunEtr1 chromosome 10, mSunEtr1.pri.cur, whole genome shotgun sequence genome contains:
- the CLK2 gene encoding dual specificity protein kinase CLK2 isoform X4, producing the protein MPHPRRYHSSDRGSRVSYHQHYRSRKHKRRRSRSWSSSSDRTRRRRREDSYHVRSRSYDDRSSDRRAYDRRYCGSYRRNEYSRERGEAYYDPDYRHSYEYHREDGSYRSQHSSRRKHRRRRRRSRTFSRSSSHSSRRAKSVEDDAEGHLIYHVGDWLQERYEIVSTLGEGTFGRVVQCVDHRRGGARVALKIIKNVEKYKEAARLEINVLEKINEKDPDNKNLCVQMFDWFDYHGHMCISFELLGLSTFDFLKDNNYLPYPIHQVRHMAFQLCQAVKFLHDNKLTHTDLKPENILFVNSDYELTYNLEKKRDERSVKSTAVRVVDFGSATFDHEHHSTIVSTRHYRAPEVILELGWSQPCDVWSIGCIIFEYYVGFTLFQTHDNREHLAMMERILGPIPSRMIRKTRKQKYFYRGRLDWDENTSAGRYVRENCKPLRRYLTSEAEEHHELFDLIESMLEYEPAKRLTLAEALQHPFFARLRADPPNTKLWDSSRDISR
- the CLK2 gene encoding dual specificity protein kinase CLK2 isoform X3 — its product is MPHPRRYHSSDRGSRVSYHQHYRSRKHKRRRSRSWSSSSDRTRRRRREDSYHVRSRSYDDRSSDRRAYDRRYCGSYRRNEYSRERGEAYYDPDYRHSYEYHREDGSYRSQHSSRRKHRRRRRRSRTFSRSSSQHSSRRAKSVEDDAEGHLIYHVGDWLQERYEIVSTLGEGTFGRVVQCVDHRRGGARVALKIIKNVEKYKEAARLEINVLEKINEKDPDNKNLCVQMFDWFDYHGHMCISFELLGLSTFDFLKDNNYLPYPIHQVRHMAFQLCQAVKFLHDNKLTHTDLKPENILFVNSDYELTYNLEKKRDERSVKSTAVRVVDFGSATFDHEHHSTIVSTRHYRAPEVILELGWSQPCDVWSIGCIIFEYYVGFTLFQTHDNREHLAMMERILGPIPSRMIRKTRKQKYFYRGRLDWDENTSAGRYVRENCKPLRRYLTSEAEEHHELFDLIESMLEYEPAKRLTLAEALQHPFFARLRADPPNTKLWDSSRDISR
- the CLK2 gene encoding dual specificity protein kinase CLK2 isoform X2, translated to MPHPRRYHSSDRGSRVSYHQHYRSRKHKRRRSRSWSSSSDRTRRRRREDSYHVRSRSSYDDRSSDRRAYDRRYCGSYRRNEYSRERGEAYYDPDYRHSYEYHREDGSYRSQHSSRRKHRRRRRRSRTFSRSSSHSSRRAKSVEDDAEGHLIYHVGDWLQERYEIVSTLGEGTFGRVVQCVDHRRGGARVALKIIKNVEKYKEAARLEINVLEKINEKDPDNKNLCVQMFDWFDYHGHMCISFELLGLSTFDFLKDNNYLPYPIHQVRHMAFQLCQAVKFLHDNKLTHTDLKPENILFVNSDYELTYNLEKKRDERSVKSTAVRVVDFGSATFDHEHHSTIVSTRHYRAPEVILELGWSQPCDVWSIGCIIFEYYVGFTLFQTHDNREHLAMMERILGPIPSRMIRKTRKQKYFYRGRLDWDENTSAGRYVRENCKPLRRYLTSEAEEHHELFDLIESMLEYEPAKRLTLAEALQHPFFARLRADPPNTKLWDSSRDISR
- the CLK2 gene encoding dual specificity protein kinase CLK2 isoform X1, with the protein product MPHPRRYHSSDRGSRVSYHQHYRSRKHKRRRSRSWSSSSDRTRRRRREDSYHVRSRSSYDDRSSDRRAYDRRYCGSYRRNEYSRERGEAYYDPDYRHSYEYHREDGSYRSQHSSRRKHRRRRRRSRTFSRSSSQHSSRRAKSVEDDAEGHLIYHVGDWLQERYEIVSTLGEGTFGRVVQCVDHRRGGARVALKIIKNVEKYKEAARLEINVLEKINEKDPDNKNLCVQMFDWFDYHGHMCISFELLGLSTFDFLKDNNYLPYPIHQVRHMAFQLCQAVKFLHDNKLTHTDLKPENILFVNSDYELTYNLEKKRDERSVKSTAVRVVDFGSATFDHEHHSTIVSTRHYRAPEVILELGWSQPCDVWSIGCIIFEYYVGFTLFQTHDNREHLAMMERILGPIPSRMIRKTRKQKYFYRGRLDWDENTSAGRYVRENCKPLRRYLTSEAEEHHELFDLIESMLEYEPAKRLTLAEALQHPFFARLRADPPNTKLWDSSRDISR